A region of the Larimichthys crocea isolate SSNF chromosome XVIII, L_crocea_2.0, whole genome shotgun sequence genome:
TACTCACGGTAActatcaaatacatttttcatggtGTGTTGTCTCTGGTACTATGGCTGTATTTGCGTTCTTTTTGGTGTCCTTGAGACCCAAAGcccacaaatatttaaaatatgtaaatatagaTAATACAAAGAGTTTTCTTATTGGTGCAGTGCTTGTACAGATCAGTAGTCTAACAGTATTTTTGGGGGCAAAGGGGAGAATTTTAACAacaagaatgaaagaaaagggTTGAGTTAGTGGTTATTTGTTTTACACATTCAGGAATgaggtgtctctgtgtgtgagcaaaTTTAATTGACTCTCTATGGGATTAGCCTTGTTCTCTTGCCTTGTAGTCATTGATCTTGCTGCCGAAGTTCACCCTGCCCATGTTCTCTACGAGGATGTCCACAGTGTCCCCCTGCCGTCCAGTGACGTTTGTCACCAGCACAGTGTCTCTCTGCAACAGGCCCTGGAAAACCTGTGCACACATTAAAAGAATAACTGAACACACAACGtgacatataaacaaacatgtttcatcTTAACTTGTGATGTTTTCCCTACACCTGACCTGGAAATCTGATTGGCTCGCAGACAACAAAAGTTCATTGTAAAGGCTTACCCCATTGACGGACACATATGCACGGTCATGAACCCCATTCAGTGGAGAGATAAGTGGCGTGGGCTCTGAGAGGTCCCTGGGCAGCGTGGTCCGATACAGCATGTATCCATAGTACTGGACACAATAGACATGACAGGTTGCAGACACAACAGTCTAGAAGTTCTCCATGTTTCAAGAGGTTTACTGTCACCACAACACTAGTCGGACGGACACCGTACCTGTTTCATCTCCTCAAACGTCAGAGGATACCGGGATTTCACTGGCCCGGCGGGGGAGAGGGTGTTCAACAGGCTGCTCATGTTACCAACCTGAAAACATGTCCAATATTTGTATCAATCACAGCAATCACTGAGTTTCTGTgctcaaaaacataaaaattatatTACCTTTTTCAGGGTCACAAAGCCATAGGCAAACTTTGGAGTTGCTGGTGGCATGGGGCCGGCAGGAATATTTCGAAACTGTAGAGAAACAGTGATGCATTGATTATATTTTAGACATATGTTCCAAGTGTCATCAGGACATCAGCCTTAGTGGGTGGCAGTTCAATCAATGGTACCATCTTAATGACATCTCTGATGGCTAACAGCTTCTCTGTGGGGTCTCCTGCCTCAGTCAGCGGGGCGTCGTAATCATAACTAGTCACGACTGAGCGGAACCTCGTGTCGTGATCAGCACCTAGAAAGAGACAAATGGCACCACAAGCTGAGCTTTTATCTAAATCCATCCAAATCTGAGATACTGATTAGGAAAACCATTTCAGTGACCTTACCATTCCAGTAGCCAAAGTTAGTGCCTCCTTCAAACATGTacctgagaggagagagaggtagaCTGTATTACTCACTGGAGTAAGCATGTGTTCATTACATAAACAAGGTGCTTTTCACCTCTTGGGAGCAGTTTTTTCTCAAGCTGGTGATTGATGCGTCCTAAAGAAAAGGTTGGTAATATtctacagttttctttttttctacaaatccaatgaaaagaccaaaaccaacaacaaattGATCCGACTAAAAAAGTAAGATTTGAGTCAGTTCCGGGTACAAGCTGCTGTAGATACTCACTCAAGCTCCAAAAGTGTATTATTGCAACTGAAAATTGTCCCCAGGAAACACATGTCGTGCTCCTGTTTGAGTTAGGATAGCttaaaaaactacagttcccacTCTGctaagaaaaaaatggaaacaaaaggAATGAAGGAATGTTTTTGGTCTTGCTGTGcaatttgttgacagtaagaaaaatatagaacaaTACCAGCCAAATGTGTGAGGATGTGATGAGTGTTTGGGGAGACATACATGTTGACGTTGGCCCCCATGGTTAGCATTTCTCCTAGCACTCTGCTGACCTTCTGAGCATCAACCACAGCATGCGGATCCCCCCAGTGGTCCAACCAGCCGGTGTAGAACTCTGAGTTCACCTGTAACGTCATTTAAAACCATCATATCTTTGGTTTGATGAGTCAGTTATTACTGCATGTTAAGATCAGTGAATTAACTAACCAAGGGCCCTCGAGGTTCAAACCGTCTTTGCCGTCTGAAAGCGTCACTAATGTTGTTTTCTGTAACAGGGAATAAACAGGAGAAATTATAAATTTCCCCTGTGAATAACCTCCGAAATGAtcttattaattattttcatacaGTACCAACCTGTGCCGAAGTCTATCGTGGCGTATAATCCCTCCAGAGTTCCACACGACATCTCCTTGTCTGTGTTTCCATCTGTGGTGAACAGGACCGTGTCTTCACCAAGAAAGAAGCGAAACAAAGTCCGCAGGTGACGCATGTAGTTGTAGTCACAAGCGTAGTAACTTCCATATTCATTCTCCACCTGTAGATAAAGAAGATGATTCATTAAAAccaatattaaaacattaactaatcaaaaaaaacttcattaaCTTAATGCTCTACCTGGACAGTTATGATGTTGCCCCCGTTGATATACAGCCAAGGCTTCATTTTAGGCAGAAGAACAGCAAGCCAGTTGCTGACTGCTTCGATGTAATCTGAGGCAGATGGAATCGAGTCATTGGCATTTTactatttattaaaaacaaggACGAAGACACATAGAGCAGGTGTACGTTATACCTGTGTCAGCTGAGCGAAGTATGATGTTTGGTTTCTGAAGTAGCCACGCTGGCAGTCCTCCctgagaagaaagaagacatgATGAATTCACTCACGCAGTCACAGTTTCACtaaatattaaactgtaaaatcCTAATCTAAAATCATAGATACAtggctgacatttatttttaagttttcttgTTGTAATAAGAGTAATGCAAACATTTTGAGaaactttaaataaaggtttaaacaTGTCCTGAGGAATATTTAGGTGGCAACAAGTTTTGTTAGTCAGTTTAATAACAACATAACACTTTATTTAATGATAAATAACCACTTTATACTAATTTGATGGGtacatcttttatttgtttgtttgaatgtggTACCACCAGTGATGAATTTGTAATAtccaatgttttcttttcttaattttaCTATAGTGCTGCATTATATGAATGTTTATAGGTGAATGTATACCTTCTTACCATATTTCCTGAATTTTACTGTTTAGTTATATTGCTAGATTGCAGATTTTAGGgatgtaaaacatttaatgatACTATACTTAACAAAAACTGATCTATGGCAGGCCCTAGATCACTGTGTAATTTCttataaatgtaaaacttattgtctttattaattCCCCTTCTTCTTCAGGCTGTGATGTCGTTTCGTATTCTGTTACCAGAACTAGACTTTCTCACCATTTCCCATTCTGCACAGATGTACGGGCCCGGTCGCAGAATGACCAGGAGGCCCGTCTGATTAGCCAGATCCAAAAAATGCTCCAGATCTCGGTCGCCTGTGAAGTTGTACACCCCCTGTACCGTTTCATGGAAGTTCCAGGgcacatatctgtgtgtgttaggaagaggaagagatgagatgtgatcaacaataataaacaatacatgTAAGAATGTTGTTGTGGGACTTACACTTGGATGGCATTGAGTCCAGTCATGTACATCTTCATGAGCCGGTCCTTCCAGTAGTACCGTGGGATTCTGGAGTAGTGAATACTGCCTGAGATGTACTGAAAAGGTTTGTCATCTTTGAGGAAACAGTTGTTTTTGTAGTCTATAGAGAATGATCTTCCTCCAGAGACCTgtaagagaaaacacattttttaaaactgatttcttTCCATCACATGCACTCTGATATTTATCATTAGATTATAGACTTCACATCCTGTTTTACAAACATAACATGTTCTTATCTGAACTTGAGCAGGAACTACAAACCAGTGAGTGATCAGGTGACTTCTATAATTAAACCAAGTCCACCTTTAAGGGACTTCCTTACCGTGTTTCCACTGAGACAGTTCAATGCAACGAAGAGTAACAAAGCA
Encoded here:
- the glb1l gene encoding beta-galactosidase-1-like protein yields the protein MAASSNAALLLFVALNCLSGNTVSGGRSFSIDYKNNCFLKDDKPFQYISGSIHYSRIPRYYWKDRLMKMYMTGLNAIQVYVPWNFHETVQGVYNFTGDRDLEHFLDLANQTGLLVILRPGPYICAEWEMGGLPAWLLQKPNIILRSADTDYIEAVSNWLAVLLPKMKPWLYINGGNIITVQVENEYGSYYACDYNYMRHLRTLFRFFLGEDTVLFTTDGNTDKEMSCGTLEGLYATIDFGTENNISDAFRRQRRFEPRGPLVNSEFYTGWLDHWGDPHAVVDAQKVSRVLGEMLTMGANVNMYMFEGGTNFGYWNGADHDTRFRSVVTSYDYDAPLTEAGDPTEKLLAIRDVIKMFRNIPAGPMPPATPKFAYGFVTLKKVGNMSSLLNTLSPAGPVKSRYPLTFEEMKQYYGYMLYRTTLPRDLSEPTPLISPLNGVHDRAYVSVNGVFQGLLQRDTVLVTNVTGRQGDTVDILVENMGRVNFGSKINDYKGLLSNLILGKDVLTDWKIYPLDIDGAIAGGWPHSDSQKFFPTPHKEPSVGPVFYMGTLQPNGVVWDTFLKLNEWTKGQVWINGMNLGRYWPSRGPQQTLYVPGPLLSATQPNNITVLELEGAPAHLRVLFMDRPQLNFTAGKS